The following proteins come from a genomic window of Athalia rosae chromosome 1, iyAthRosa1.1, whole genome shotgun sequence:
- the LOC105684183 gene encoding ADP-ribosylation factor-like protein 8B-A, whose translation MLALINRILDWLKSLFWKEEMELTLVGLQYSGKTTFVNVIASGQFSEDMIPTVGFNMRKITKGNVTIKVWDIGGQPRFRSMWERYCRGVNAIVYMVDASDSEKIEASRNELHNLLDKPQLTGIPVLVLGNKRDLPHALDENGLIERMNLSVIQDREICCYSISCKEKDNIDITLQWLIAHSKCGVR comes from the exons ATGTTGGCCCTCATAAATCGCATATTAGACTGGTTGAAGTCTCTGTTTTGGAAGGAGGAGATGGAACTAACATTGGTTGGACTCCAGTACAGTGGAAAAACTACATTTGTTAATGTCATTGCG TCGGGGCAATTCAGTGAAGATATGATTCCAACAGTTGGTTTTAATATGCGTAAGATAACCAAAGGAAATGTGACGATTAAAGTGTGGGACATCGGAGGTCAGCCAAGGTTTAGATCTATGTGGGAAAGATATTGCAGAGGAGTCAACGCCATTGTATATATGGTCGATGCGtcggattcggaaaaaattgaagctaGTCGTAATGAGTTACATAATTTGTTGGATAAGCCTCAGTTAACAGGGATTCCTGTTCTGGTATTAGGAAATAAAAGGGATTTGCCACATGCTCTCGATGAAAATGGACTCATAGAAAGAAT GAATCTGTCTGTGATTCAAGACCGAGAGATCTGCTGCTACAGTATCTCATGTAAAGAGAAAGACAATATTGATATTACGCTCCAATGGTTAATAGCGCATTCTAAATGTGGAGTTCGCTAA
- the LOC105684186 gene encoding 39S ribosomal protein L55, mitochondrial, with the protein MSVTISGLRRVSSPLQMVFRKLNCWTGAITKIHRKVYERTYPTVLVQSDGSSINIRYYEPRQIIQLPLDLSTLTEAERKARLAARRPKTMIKIEDELEDTFNPKKYLKYIKK; encoded by the coding sequence atgAGTGTCACAATAAGTGGACTCCGTCGAGTCAGTTCTCCTCTACAGATGGTTTTCAGAAAGCTGAATTGCTGGACAGGTGCGATAACAAAAATACACAGAAAGGTGTATGAAAGGACATATCCTACAGTGCTGGTACAATCCGACGGAAGTAGTATAAACATCAGATATTATGAACCTAGACAGATCATACAGCTGCCTTTAGATCTGTCTACTTTAACGGAAGCTGAAAGAAAAGCAAGACTGGCTGCTCGCAGACCGAAAACTATGATAAAAATAGAGGACGAATTAGAAGATACTTTCAATCCAAAAAAGTATCTCAAGTATATTAAAAAGTGA